The Primulina eburnea isolate SZY01 chromosome 13, ASM2296580v1, whole genome shotgun sequence genome includes a region encoding these proteins:
- the LOC140808752 gene encoding uncharacterized protein isoform X1 has protein sequence MANPGSKFVSANLNKSYGQQQQFNGGGGGNHGQASAVGWGRGGGMLVLSKNRGIAQKSGSKLSVPPPLNLPSLRKEHERFDTSGRSRGMAPGCGARPSSTHVGWTKPVIVSALSEKNESNAHIPLTDAMEAKDVISRGTGSYVPPSARSNGLGLVGSSSGSVSRDFVPSIAKVTVLKGEDFPSLQAARPVSSETSQKQKEFSNQKQKQIVGEEFNQKKRDIYHSGSLANAQPSGQPSWNSIRNLSVENTGEGRGTGRGRLADRTGKEDEYFTSPLPLVRMNPRSDWADDERDTSHGFSERGRDVGYSKSDSYWDGNLDLHRPSVLSHKVAQSPYDRWGQRGNETVGFDERDLFSGGLVGVIRKKRDAAKSTDFHDPVRESFQAELERVQKMQELERQRIIGEQEKALEQARREEEERQRRIREEEVRQRRIEEEAREASWRAEHERLEAIRIAEEHRISREDEMRRIYVEEERRKQAAKLKLLELEAKIAKREAQAASASRGNISAPNMVNDEQLEASVKEKDFSRTLDTWEDGERMVDKLTTSASFDPFAPSRPYEMSWRPYPPSESSSSFLDARKGIIHRDAFENGGSFCPPPLEQEIDHYSPRRDAFGGGRAVSRDNSYGRARNSMRQPRVLPPPSLNLSQRAPFERPIDHSGPSAVLDDEIRYTNSAISLPIRRTSYNGSNQKGLQLPEVEVKNITPEDQIQNNKSRCDSQSSLSVSSPPNSPPQLSHDELDGFEDSPVKSGITEVRGNILAESGSVVLNGKSSTAVLVAGFASEDEEWTIENDDTLQHQEEYDEDEDGYIEEDEVRDGDDENLELSKKFEALEFEETEPSAMVDNVVLGFDEGVEVVIPSDDFENSSRTQDRTYGISDISGDVGDRRGPIDGLPAEEQGLLNANDMSNIIANTSSVKIKESELISEGSIGQSVEASYSSSLDLLDCVDSSVSTGLALQQSVACSGDVTAAVGQTSISSVSSAGSPTDLPVKLQFGLFSGPSLIPSPVPAIQIGSIQMPLHIHLPVGQSFTYLDPSQPPVFQFGQMQYTSPISQGILPMPPQSMSFIKPNMQVPFNLNQRTGDSMYNQPAPDVSAQNVAEHEFNKLPGFVSGPPEQSHGSLSVGINSVWEAESRSDQNIGRTTCLSSATGKEMESNSLRRMEEKGHYDSAPKNYLPSSEEKESESQMKIMQLPVRAASGDKIFSGPRRLDRLYSGRGKNNSYIVRKADTRSSFTNGMPTNSTGFQRRSQRTVRHTEFRIRESIDRGKGPLMVSFKDSGLDYKSSYAGKAMGDFRRSWSKRGNISNRPLKHRTKAEVSDGIYSEVANPGDMVAKEMGKNVSFKSRNISYTNEANLPKKVSEDVDAPLLKGVVRVYEQPGIETPSDEDDFIEVRSKRQMLNDRREQREKEIKAKSLTTKREKEIKAKLLTTQQPPCKLHARKPYSIVSGGPSELAMPCENQESCLDVAVSESHQLAHNEVSTGYTTSIFQPLAPIGTPINSESQSIKPRTGSMTVISSGEKGYENKNNDTNQIKLSSTSWSTSGMNQQVMSLTQTELEEAMKPMRYNSDNSIVGGHSSTASDPILPTMSISVKEKKFSSGASPINSLLAGEKIQFGAVTSPSVLPPSSRAVSLGIGAPGSNRHDVQISRNFSVAENDSSLFFEKENHSTDGCVPLQDCKAEAEAATATSVAAICVDDFVSNGLGPLSAANVPDTKTFTRADIDVITTGVIGGLQSVNHSRGEELLSVSLPADLSVETTQISLWSPLPSSQSSSTQMPSHFSGGPSHLPFYEVNPMLGGPLLAFGPHEESSGTLSQPQKSTAPSSGPIGNWQQWHSGLDSFYNPPTGYPGRLVSPSGSIPGVQGPPHMVVYNHFAPVGQYGQFGQYGQFGLSFMGTTFIPSGHTSTSVQVNDGDVHGINTTSTQHNASNMMAPIRHLSPGSPLVPMASPLPMFNLSPFQSAPDMSVQAQWGHIPTSNGSVSSPLQPRVEAELPSQVHHGHSVDHPVNASMFSESQIQTSVSVPSFSVATESNITPFSAELGLVDSKRSNGVVTSGQGMMIHSSSCTDNAESGKVGTPHEDSHGNHNSKLQNASSVNAQILQKSPPIQQVKSAGHSHQRGGISHRNNAGNEWSHRRTGFHGRSHSSGVDRGFPASKIKQIYVAKTER, from the exons ATGGCCAACCCTGGCTCCAAGTTTGTGTCAGCAAATCTGAACAAGTCTTATGGGCAGCAGCAGCAGTTTAATGGTGGTGGTGGAGGCAATCACGGGCAGGCTTCCGCTGTTGGGTGGGGCCGTGGCGGTGGAATGCTGGTTTTGTCCAAGAACCGGGGCATTGCTCAGAAGTCTGGTTCGAAGCTATCTGTTCCACCCCCCTTAAATTTGCCCTCGTTGAGGAAAGAACACGAGCGATTCGATACATCCGGCCGCAGTCGTGGTATGGCTCCTGGTTGTGGAGCGAGGCCTTCTTCAACGCATGTGGGCTGGACCAAACCGGTAATTGTTTCTGCCTTGTCCGAAAAGAATGAGAGCAATGCTCATATTCCCTTGACTGATGCGATGGAAGCTAAGGATGTGATAAGTCGGGGCACTGGTTCTTATGTTCCTCCTTCAGCTCGTTCTAATGGGTTAGGACTTGTGGGTTCCAGTTCTGGTTCTGTCTCACGGGATTTTGTACCTTCTATCGCAAAAGTTACGGTTTTAAAAGGTGAGGATTTTCCATCTCTGCAGGCTGCAAGGCCTGTCTCTTCTGAGACATCCCAGAAACAGAAGGAATTTTCAAACCAGAAACAAAAGCAGATTGTAGGTGAGGAATTCAATCAGAAGAAGAGAGACATCTATCATTCAGGTTCTTTGGCTAATGCACAGCCTTCAGGGCAGCCTTCGTGGAATTCTATCAGAAATTTGTCAGTAGAGAACACTGGTGAGGGTCGTGGGACAGGTAGGGGGCGACTGGCTGATCGAACTGGTAAAGAGGATGAGTATTTTACTTCTCCACTACCGCTAGTTCGCATGAATCCAAGGTCGGACTGGGCAGATGATGAGCGTGACACAAGTCATGGGTTTTCCGAACGTGGAAGAGATGTTGGATATTCGAAGAGTGATAGTTATTGGGATGGGAATCTTGATTTACACAGGCCGAGCGTTTTATCTCATAAAGTAGCTCAGAGTCCATATGACAGATGGGGTCAACGTGGCAATGAAACTGTAGGTTTTGATGAAAGGGATTTATTTTCAGGTGGCCTTGTTGGTGTTATCAGAAAGAAAAGAGATGCTGCAAAATCAACTGATTTTCATGATCCCGTTAGAGAATCTTTTCAAGCAGAACTTGAAAGAGTTCAGAAAATGCAAGAGCTTGAAAGACAGAGAATCATTGGAGAACAAGAAAAAGCTTTGGAGCAAGCTAGAAGAGAGGAGGAGGAGAGACAAAGAAGGATCAGGGAAGAGGAGGTACGACAGCGAAGGATTGAAGAGGAAGCCCGAGAAGCTTCATGGAGGGCAGAACATGAGCGATTAGAGGCAATTCGAATAGCAGAAGAACACAGAATTTCCAGGGAGGATGAAATGAGAAGAATTTATGTGGAAGAAGAGAGGAGGAAGCAAGCTGCCAAACTGAAGCTTCTGGAGTTGGAAGCTAAGATAGCTAAGAGGGAGGCTCAAGCGGCTTCAGCTTCCAGGGGTAATATATCTGCTCCTAACATGGTTAATGATGAGCAACTAGAAGCTTCAGTGAAGGAAAAAGATTTCTCCAGGACTTTGGATACTTGGGAAGATGGTGAGAGAATGGTCGATAAGTTGACAACTTCAGCTTCATTTGATCCATTTGCTCCTAGCAGGCCTTACGAGATGAGCTGGAGACCTTACCCTCCTAGTGAAAGTTCTTCAAGCTTTCTTGATGCAAGAAAAGGAATAATTCATAGAGATGCTTTTGAAAATGGTGGCAGCTTCTGTCCGCCACCGTTGGAACAGGAGATTGATCATTACAGTCCAAGAAGAGATGCATTTGGTGGTGGCAGAGCAGTGTCAAGGGATAATTCTTATGGGAGGGCAAGGAATTCTATGAGACAGCCTCGTGTTCTTCCTCCTCCCTCGCTTAATTTATCTCAGAGGGCTCCTTTTGAGCGACCTATTGACCATTCTGGCCCCTCGGCTGTGCTTGACGATGAAATTCGATATACCAATTCTGCAATAAGTTTACCAATTAGGCGGACATCTTATAATGGTAGTAATCAAAAGGGTCTCCAACTGCCTGAAGTGGAGGTTAAAAATATAACCCCTGAAGACCAGATtcaaaacaataaatctaggTGTGATTCACAATCATCGTTATCTGTTTCAAGCCCTCCAAATTCTCCTCCTCAGCTTTCCCATGATGAGTTGGATGGATTTGAAGATTCTCCAGTAAAATCTGGTATAACAGAAGTGAGAGGTAATATTTTAGCTGAGAGTGGATCTGTTGTCTTGAATGGTAAATCTAGCACTGCGGTATTGGTTGCTGGTTTTGCTAGCGAGGATGAAGAATGGACTATTGAAAATGATGATACACTGCAACATCAAGAAGAATATGATGAGGACGAAGATGGTTATATAGAAGAAGATGAAGTGCGTGATGGCGATGATGAGAATCTTGAGCTGAGTAAAAAGTTTGAAGCCCTGGAATTTGAAGAAACAGAGCCATCTGCTATGGTGGATAACGTGGTCTTAGGCTTTGACGAGGGTGTTGAAGTGGTAATACCGAGTGATGACTTTGAAAATAGCTCAAGGACCCAAGATAGAACATACGGAATCTCCGACATTTCAGGTGATGTAGGGGATAGAAGAGGACCAATTGATGGGCTTCCTGCTGAAGAACAGGGCCTTCTGAATGCAAATGACATGTCTAATATAATTGCAAATACCTCCTCTGTTAAGATCAAAGAAAGTGAATTGATATCGGAAGGTTCTATTGGTCAATCTGTTGAAGCTTCCTATTCCTCCTCattagatcttttagactgtgTTGATTCCTCGGTTAGCACTGGCTTAGCTTTGCAGCAATCAGTCGCATGTTCGGGTGATGTCACAGCTGCTGTTGGCCAGACTAGTATATCATCTGTATCTTCTGCTGGAAGCCCTACTGATTTACCTGTTAAACTACAGTTTGGGCTGTTTTCTGGTCCATCTTTGATACCTTCTCCTGTGCCGGCAATTCAAATTGGTTCCATTCAGATGCCTCTCCACATCCATCTACCTGTTGGTCAATCCTTTACTTACTTGGATCCATCGCAGCCCCCAGTGTTCCAGTTTGGCCAGATGCAGTATACATCTCCTATCTCACAGGGAATATTGCCCATGCCCCCCCAATCAATGTCTTTTATTAAGCCTAACATGCAGGTCCCTTTTAATCTGAATCAGAGGACTGGAGACTCTATGTATAATCAGCCTGCTCCAGATGTTTCTGCCCAGAATGTGGCAGAACACGAGTTCAACAAGCTTCCAGGTTTTGTTTCAGGACCACCTGAGCAATCTCATGGGAGCCTTTCCGTGGGAATTAATTCTGTTTGGGAAGCAGAGAGTCGTTCTGACCAAAATATTGGCCGTACAACTTGTCTTTCAAGTGCCACTGGTAAAGAAATGGAATCAAATTCTCTACGTCGGATGGAAGAGAAAGGGCATTATGACTCAGCTCCAAAGAATTACTTACCATCATCCGAAGAAAAGGAATCTGAAAGTCAGATGAAGATTATGCAACTGCCAGTTCGCGCTGCTTCTGGGGATAAAATTTTCAGTGGACCTAGACGTCTTGATCGATTGTATAGTGGCAGGGGAAAGAACAATTCCTATATAGTCAGAAAAGCAGATACCAGATCATCTTTCACTAATGGTATGCCCACGAATTCAACTGGCTTCCAGAGAAGATCTCAACGGACTGTTCGACATACTGAATTTCGAATTCGGGAGAGCATTGACAGGGGGAAAGGACCTCTGATGGTTTCCTTTAAAGATTCTGGCTTAGATTATAAGTCAAGTTATGCAGGAAAGGCTATGGGAGATTTTAGAAGAAGCTGGTCTAAGAGAGGTAACATTTCTAATAGACCACTGAAGCACAGAACTAAAGCAGAAGTCTCTGATGGTATTTATTCGGAGGTGGCCAATCCTGGAGACATGGTAGCAAAAGAGATGGGAAAAAATGTATCTTTTAAGAGTCGAAACATTTCCTACACCAATGAAGCAAATTTACCAAAAAAGGTTTCCGAGGATGTTGATGCTCCCTTGCTGAAGGGTGTTGTTCGCGTTTATGAGCAACCTGGTATAGAAACTCCCAGCGATGAGGATGATTTTATTGAAGTCAGATCCAAAAGACAAATGTTGAATGATCGACGTGAACAAAGGGAAAAGGAAATCAAAGCGAAATCACTCACCACAAAG AGGGAAAAAGAAATTAAAGCGAAGTTACTCACCACACAG CAGCCACCTTGCAAATTGCATGCTCGGAAACCATATTCTATTGTCTCTGGAGGCCCAAGTGAGCTTGCCATGCCATGTGAGAACCAAGAATCTTGCTTGGATGTTGCTGTCTCAGAGAGCCATCAGTTGGCACATAATGAAGTATCAACAGGGTATACCACATCTATTTTCCAACCTCTGGCCCCAATTGGCACTCCTATAAATTCCGAATCCCAGAGTATCAA GCCCCGAACAGGTTCAATGACTGTTATATCTAGTGGCGAAAAAGGATATGAGAATAAAAACAATGACACAAACCAAATCAAGTTGTCATCAACTTCTTGGAGCACTTCAGGGATGAACCAACAG GTCATGTCACTGACACAGACCGAACTCGAGGAGGCTATGAAACCTATGCGATACAATTCAGACAATTCTATTGTTGGAGGTCATTCCAGCACAGCTAGTGATCCCATCTTGCCAACGATGTCCATTTCGGTCAAGGAGAAAAAATTTTCTTCTGGTGCAAGTCCAATCAATTCCTTGCTTGCTGGAGAGAAAATCCAATTTG GTGCTGTGACATCTCCTTCTGTTCTTCCTCCTAGTAGCCGTGCAGTATCACTTGGGATTGGTGCTCCAGGTTCCAATCGACACGATGTGCAAATCTCTCGCAACTTTTCAGTGGCTGAAAATGATAGTTCTCTTTTTTTCGAAAAAGAAAACCATTCCACTGATGGCTGTGTTCCATTACAAGATTGTAAGGCTGAAGCTGAAGCTGCAACAGCTACTTCTGTCGCTGCCATCTGTGTTGATGATTTTGTCAGTAATGGGTTGGGGCCATTAAGTGCAGCTAATGTTCCAGATACCAAAACTTTTACCCGTGCTGATATTGATGTCATCACGACAG GTGTAATTGGAGGTCTGCAATCGGTAAATCATTCAAGAGGTGAGGAGTTGCTAAGCGTTTCTCTTCCAGcagacctctctgtcgagacaACTCAAATCTCCTTGTGGTCACCATTGCCAAGTTCTCAGAGTTCTTCTACCCAGATGCCTTCTCATTTTTCTGGTGGTCCTTCCCACTTACCTTTTTATGAAGTAAATCCAATGTTGGGCGGTCCACTTCTTGCTTTTGGTCCGCATGAAGAATCTTCTGGCACATTATCTCAGCCACAAAAGAGTACAGCACCCAGTTCAGGACCTATCGGTAACTGGCAGCAATGGCATTCTGGTTTGGACTCATTTTATAATCCTCCAACTGGGTATCCAGGCCGTCTAGTTAGTCCATCTGGAAGCATTCCCGGGGTTCAGGGCCCCCCACATATGGTTGTCTACAATCATTTTGCTCCAGTTGGACAATATGGGCAATTTGGTCAATATGGGCAATTTGGTTTAAGTTTTATGGGAACCACCTTCATCCCTTCTGGACATACTTCAACTTCTGTTCAAGTTAATGATGGAGATGTGCATGGCATAAATACGACGTCCACTCAGCATAATGCTTCCAATATGATGGCTCCCATTCGGCATCTTTCCCCTGGATCTCCACTAGTGCCTATGGCCTCCCCCTTGCCCATGTTTAATTTATCTCCATTTCAG TCTGCCCCTGATATGTCCGTCCAAGCTCAATGGGGGCATATTCCCACTTCCAATGGCTCAGTCTCGTCACCCTTGCAGCCGCGAGTAGAAGCTGAACTTCCTTCTCAAGTCCATCATGGGCATTCCGTCGACCACCCTGTAAATGCCAGTATGTTCTCTGAATCTCAGATTCAAACATCAGTCAGTGTCCCAAGTTTTTCTGTTGCCACAGAATCGAACATTACCCCATTTTCTGCTGAACTTGGGCTAGTAGATTCAAAGAGATCCAATGGGGTTGTCACATCTGGGCAGGGTATGATGATTCATAGCTCTTCTTGCACCGACAATGCTGAATCTGGTAAGGTTGGCACGCCTCACGAGGATAGCCATGGCAATCATAATAGCAAACTCCAGAATGCAAGTTCTGTAAATGCTCAAATTCTACAGAAGAGTCCGCCCATCCAACAGGTTAAGTCTGCTGGTCATAGTCATCAGAGAGGGGGTATTTCTCACaggaacaatgctgggaatgAATGGTCTCATCGTAGGACTGGTTTCCATGGAAGGAGCCATTCCAGTGGTGTGGATAGGGGTTTTCCTGCTtcgaaaataaaacaaatatatgTGGCTAAAACAGAGCGTTAG